From a region of the Panicum virgatum strain AP13 chromosome 2K, P.virgatum_v5, whole genome shotgun sequence genome:
- the LOC120695068 gene encoding uncharacterized protein LOC120695068 translates to MTQAALLPRASGGCEALGRPTPITRDEDITRVCIRPNIVNGVKMKESNKVAIAVCEYDLALREDKPASPTDPNGDRTAIEKWERCNRLATMIIKQTITPAICGAILDKDQAVNDLTAKEYLAKVEENFKISSKTYASTLIMKMLTSQYDGQSGIREHIMSMCDVANKLKTLDMAISDGFLVHYIMTSLPTQYSPFKIS, encoded by the exons ATGACGCAGGCGGCGCTGCTCCCGCGTGCATCCGGCGGCTGCGAGGCGCTGGGCCGACCGACACCCATCACGCGTGATGAGGACATTACAAGAGTATGCATACGGCCAAACATAGTGAATGGTGTGAAGATGAAGGAGTCCAACAAG GTGGCCATTGCTGTGTGCGAGTATGATCTCGCCTTACGTGAGGATAAGCCAGCATCGCCCACTGATCCCAATGGTGATCGGACTGCCATTGAGAAGTGGGAGAGATGTAATAGGTTGGCAACTATGATCATTAAGCAAACGATCACGCCTGCCATCTGTGGTGCTATTCTTGATAAGGACCAGGCTGTTAATGATCTAACAGCCAAGGAATATCTCGCTAAGGTGGAAGAGAATTTCAAGATCTCTTCCAAGACTTATGCTAGCACTCTCATTATGAAGATGCTGACTTCACAGTATGATGGGCAAAGTGGAATCAGGGAGCACATTATGAGCATGTGTGACGTGGCCAATAAGCTGAAGACACTGGATATGGCTATCTCTGATGGTTTTCTGGTGCACTACATTATGACTTCACTTCCTACACAGTATAGTCCCTTCAAAATAAGTTAA